The Candidatus Eisenbacteria bacterium region ACCGCGGCGACGAGCGCGGCGAGGAGGGTGAGCACGGCGAGAGGCGAAACGATCAAGGGTCTTCCTCCGGGGCGCGGTTCCTTCGCAGTGTATCCGATCCGCTCCGATCCTTCCCCCCCTTTTCCCGCGCCGCCGCCGGCGGGGTCTTCCGCGAGCCGGCCTCTCCCTCCCCGCCCGGCCCGCTTCTCCGGATCTCGAAAACCAGAAAGCGCCCGTCGTCATAGAGCGGCCGGAAACGCCTTTTGTCCGCGGCGACATCCTCGAGCAACACCCGCCCCCACCGCCGCTTCCTGTCGAAAGCGACGTGGGTCACCCCCCACTTCCGGAACCAGGCGGCCATCTCCTCCAACTCGTCGAGAATCGGGAGCGCCACCGCGCTCCGCCCGGTGTAGTAGGCGAGCACGCGCGGTTTCCAGAACGAGAAGAGCGCCTCCTCAGGCGAGAGGTTCTCCACGTAGTCGAGAAACGCCGCCGCCGCGGGCGACTCGGGGCCGTCCGGCCGCCCGCGTGTCGTCAGTCCGGAAGAGGCGACCCCGTATCCGGTCCAGAGAACGAGAAACGCCGCGCCCGCCGCCGCCGCGACGCGCCTCCCCCCGCCGGAGAAGAGACCGCCGATCCACCCGGCGCCGAGCAACATCCAATAGAGAAGGAAGGGATAGACCGGGAAGAGATACCGGTGTCCCTGCTGGAAGGGGAAGACGATCAGCACGGCGACCTGGGCGAGAACGAAAAGGAAGAGCGGCCACAATCCTCGGCGAATGGAACGGACCATCCCCGCCAGGGCGAACGTCGAAAGGATCAGAAAGAGCGGATAGCGTGCTCCGGGGAGAAGAGGGAAAGGAGGGAGAAAGCGCTCCGTCAGAAGTCTGTAGTACCGAAGATTCTTCCACACGGTTCCGGGGGAGGCTCCGGCGAAAAGCCCTCCGTAGGCGAGATCGGGCATGAGCACGCGGAAGACCACCACGCCGGCGGCTATCGCGGCGGCCGCCGCCCACGGCGCGACCGACCGGAGGCCGCCTCGCCGCAATCCCTCGCCCAGAAAGGGGACGAGGAGGAGCGCGCCGACCGGGCGAATGAGCGTGGTGAAGAGAACGAGCGCGGCGACCAGCGCCGCTCCGCCGGGATCGATCCTCCCCCGCCTCCACGCGCGCTCGATGACGATCAACGACAGCAGGAGGAAGAAGAGAAAAGGCACGTCCGAAAGAATCCGATCGCTTTCCTCGATGACCGCCGCGCTCCAACCGAAGAGAAAGAGGAGGAGAAACGCCGCCCCGTCGCCGATCTTCCCCCGCGCCCAAACGCGGAGAAGGGCGAGCGCGCCGACGAGAAAGAGAACGCCCTCCACCTTGAAGGGGAGCATGGAACGGCCCGCGACGAGACGGACCGGCGCGAGGAGAAGCGGAAAACCGGGCGGGTAGGAGGAGGTGCTCACGTAACTCATGAGAGGAGTCCGGACATATCCGGTCTCCCCGTAGGCGCGGCCGTCGACGATGTTCTCCGCGTGGCGCAGATAGTGGGCGAAGTCGCCCCCCCAGTCGTGGCCGGACCTGATCGTAGAGAGGTGAAGAACCGCCGTGAGCAGGAGCAACGCGGGAAAGGCCGCCCGCCGGACGCGCGCGGAAAGGGGCCCGAACGCGTCTCCGCGCCGGGCCCCTCCGCTTCCGCCGGAATCGATCAGACCGTTTCGCTCTTTTCCAGACAATGGATTCCGAGACGCTCCAGTTCCTCGAGCACCGGTTGGTAAACCTCGGGCGACACAGGGATATGCACGCCGCTCCCCTTGATCTTCCCTTCCAGGAGGTAGCGGGTCGCCACCGCGGCCGGGAGCCCCACCGTGCGGGACATGGCCGAATCACCCTTCGGGATGCCGAAGTCGATGAGCGTGGAGGTGATGTGTTCCTTGTGGCCGTCGGAGAACCCGCCGGCGGTGAAACGGTGATGCAGGACGATCATGTCCCGCTCGCCCGGGCCGTAGCCCATCTTCTCGAGCATGATCTTTTCGAGCGCGTCCAGATAAGACCCCTTGTCGAAGGGGATCTTCTCGTCGCCGAAGAGGCCGAGCCACGCCATGTTGGTGATCGGCGTCGCGTCGGCGGCGATGCCGAGCTTCTTCATCACCGCCTTCTTCGGGTCGGAGCCGCCGGCCATCTCCGCCAGGACGGCGCCGTAGGTCTTCCCGCCGAGATCGCGCTTCTCGTCGTCCAGGAAGCCGAGATCGACGATCGCCTTCAGCGTCTCGCACCAACCGAAATTGCGAAGCGTGGCGCGGATCACCGTCTTCGCCTTATGGAGGCTGTAGATGTCGATATAGCCGATGGAATCCCGGTTCGGATAGGCCTGGTACTTGCCGTACCCCTCGCCCTCTCCCTGAATGTCCAGCGTCCAGCGGTCCTCGAAGAGACCCTTCGATGGGATGTCCCGGCGTTCGCCGTCCTTGAGATAGCTGGCGTTATTCTTGCCGGCGAGAAGGACGCCGCGGGGCGACCAGGAAAACTTATAACCAAAGGGATTGGTGTTCGCCTCCGGCGCCGGCAGGCCGCCGCAGTAGGACATGAACTCCTCGATGTGCCCGCCCCGGCCGCGCACGTCGTGGAAGACGCGCATCGCCGACATGTGGTCGATGCCGGGATCGAGCCCGATCTCGTTCAGGATCATCACGCCCGCCTCTTTCGCCTTGGCGTCCAACGCCTTCATGGCGGGACTGACGTAGGAGGTGGTGACCATCAATTTCTTGTGTTGGATGCAGAGTTCCGCCACCTGCACATGGAACGCGTAGGGGACGAGGCTGATCACCAGGTCCGCGCCGGGGACCAGGTCGGCCAGCGCCTTCGGGTTCGTCAGGTCCAGCGGCGTCGCCTTCCCGCGCTCATGGCCGTCGATCAGCTTCTCCGCCTTCGAGACGGTGCGACTGGCGCAGTGCACGTGGAAGTCCGGCTGGTCGAGCAGATAACGTACGAGAGGCTTAGAGACAAGCCCGGCTCCCAGGACGAGGGTCTTCTTCATCGCTTCCCTCTCGGCTCCTTTGAAGTCTTTCGGTTCTCAATCACTCCTGTCCCAAATACTTGGTCAGGTAACGGTAATCTTCGGTCAGCTCCCCCTTGTGTAGGATCAGCGCCTCCCGGATCGGTCCGGGAAGCTCCACCCGATCCCGGGGGAGGGAGAGGTCCGCCCGGGCCAGGTCCGCCAGGAAAGGCGCCAGCGCTTCGCCGAAGGAGAGCGACGCCTCCCGGGGGAGCTCGGCGGGGAGGATGTCCACCGTCATCATGACCGGGCCGTTCCCCACCACCCCTTCGACGGTTTCCCCGGTGAGGGGTTCGTAGACGAAACAGGGATTCCCCGGCTCCATCGCCTTCACCGTCGATTCGACGGCGCCGCCGATGTCACAGGTGATGTCGCCGATCACCCGAAGCCGCGGCTTCCCCCCGGACCAGGCGCGGCGCAGCCAATCGAGGGTGACGAAACGGGGATACCGATCGTCCCAATAGACGGCGTTCACCAGGGCGTCCAGATGGGGGAGGTGCCGCTCGAAAACGGAGCGGTATTTCTCCGGATGATCGTAGTAATCCCGTAGTTCGAAGGCGTCCCCCGGACGGACCGGTTCGACGAGGTCCTTTTCGTAAAAGACGACCTTGACGAAGGGACGTGCCCGCGTCGCGGCGGGTGCGCCCGAAGCGAGATCGCCGGGGGACACCTCCACCGGATCCAGGAGACCGTAGATCTCCTGGGCTCCCTGAGAGACGTTGCCGTATCCGGCGAACCCGATCGTGAAGGGGGTCAGCTCCGCCGGCCACTCCCCTTCGCGGATCGACGCGCCGGCGTCACGGATCGCCGTTCGCGCCTCCTCCAGCGAGTCGTACTCCAGCGCCATCTTGATGCGGGCGAGGGGCGTGTCGAACCCCTCCGCCTCGAGGCGCTTCCCGGCGGCGCGGAGCGTCTCGATCATGCCGGCGAGACCGGCGTGCCTCCCGAACAGGACCAGCCGCCGCCCCTTCTCGTCCACGATTCTCTCGTAGTCGATCAGGTGGCAGCGCCGCTCCATCATCCGGCGGAACATGGGCATGTTGTACTTCTGCCCCTTGATCACATGGGCGAAGAATACGTAGGCCTTCTCCTCGAGGAAAAGGTCCGGCGGGATTTCTTTCACGCCAAAAATGATCGAACAGGGGGACAGGTCCTCGTCCACCACCGCTCCGGCCCGCCGGTATTCCTCGTCGGTGAAGATCCGCCTCGGATTGGGCTGCACCCGCACCGGGATCCCCTCCCGCACCAAACGCCCCGCCTGATCCGGTGGAATGGGGGTCCGTCTCTCCCGGACGCTCTTGTCTTCTCGTCGTATCCCTATCGGTTTCATGGACTTCTCGTTTCCTCCCGGCAAGCGCCCGCCGAAAGTCATTCTATCAGGAAAAGGAAAAGCGTCCAAGTCCGGCGCAAGACGATAAAAAAAAGCGCCCTCCCCGACCGGGAAGGGCGCTCATGGATCCCCGAGACGCGGAGAGAATCTCAGGCGGGCTGCTTCTCCAAAAGGATCTTGATCGCCTTGGCGATGCGGGCGATTCCGGTCTTCAGCTGTTCCTGGCTCGGGAAGCTGAAGTTGAGGCGCATCGTGTCGCTCCCGCCTCCGTCGCAGTAGAAGGCGTTGCCTATGACGAAGGCGACGTTCTCCTGGAGCGCCTGCGCGAGAAGATCCTTGGCGTTCAGACCGTCCGGGAGGGTCATCCAGAGGAAAAGCCCGCCCTCGGGACGGGTCCACTTCACACCCCAGGAAGGATCGATGTTGTCGTCCAACGCCTTCAGGATCACCGCGCACTTGTCGCGATAGACGGCCCGTGTGCGCTCGAGCTGCGCCGGCAGGCGGCCCGTTTTCAGGTACTCCCTCGCCACGAGCTGGCTGAGGGCGCTGGTGCACAGATCGACGGACTGTTTGGCGACCACCAAGCGGCTGATCACGTCCGGATGCGCGATCGCCCAGCCGAGCCGGAGCCCCGGGAAGAGAATCTTGCTGAACGTGAAGAGGGAGATGACGCGGCCGTCCTCATCCATGCTCTTCATGCTCGGGACGTTTTCACCGGTGTAGCGGAGCTGGCGGTAGGGGCTGTCCTCGAGCACCAGCATGTCGTGCTTGCGGGCGAGTTTCAGGATCTTCTGGCGGCGCGAGAAAGAAAGCGTCACGCCCGCGGGGTTCTGGAAATCGGGGACCAGGTAGAGGAGCTTGGGCTCGATGTTCCTCTCCCGCATCGACTTCAGCTGTTCCTCCAGCGCATCGGGAGGCATGCCGTCGTCGTCCAACGGGATACCGGTCATCAGGGCGCCGGCGGCGTTGAAGGCGGAGAGGGCGCCCAGATAGCTGGGGAGGCCGCAGATCATCGCGTCCCCCGGCGCGAGGAATACACGGCTCACCAGGTCGAGGCCCTGCTGGCTCGCGGTGGTGATCATCACCTCGTCGCGGGTCAGGCCGGGGAGGCCGTCGTCGGCCATCATCTTGATGATTTCGTCCTTCAGGCCGTTGTCCCCCTCCGTGGTCCCGTACTGGAGGGCGTTCGCGCCGAACTCCCGCATCGCCCCCGGTAGGAGGTCGGCGATCTCTTCGAGAGGGAAGGTCTCGGGCGCGGGGAGTCCGCCGGCCAGACTGATCACCTCGGGCCGGGCGGTCAGCTTCAGGAGTTCCCGGATCTCGGAGCGCTTCGCCCGGCGCGCCGAGTCGGATAAGAATCTTTGGAGATAGGTATCGTCCATGATGGTCCCCTCTGGATGGAAAGAGGCCGTTGCATTGGTATGGAAACGGGGATGCCGACGGGTCGCCGGCCGCGGATCGAGTGGGGCGGACCGTGCGGCTCCCTTATCATCAGAACAGAAAACCGCTGTATATTCAAGCGGTTCGTCACGTCGCGCCGGTATGGACGCGGATCATACGGGCCGCCGCGTCGATCATCCGGGGGAGAGCCCGGGCGACCGGTGCGCTGAATCCCTCGCCCGGCGCGGTGTCCCGCACGCGCATCAGAAGGAACTCCACCTCAGGGAGGCGCAGGTCCAGCTTGCGCGCCAGTTCGAAGGCGGTCCCGAAGTCCAGGCCGCGGAGGGCGCCGTGGGGACGGAGGAGGAAACGGGCTTCCCGCAGCCCCGCCTCGATCAGGCCTCCCGCCGGGCCGTCTCCCTCCAGGATGGAGTCCAAAACCAAAGCCCTTTCGTGCCGTTCCAGAAGATCGAACAGTTCGTTCCCCCGCAGATCCCCACGAACCAGATCCTCTCCGTCGCGGCCGAATCCGAGGGCGCGGAGCCCCTCCAGCGCGGCGATGCCGACGCCGTCGTCCCGCCGGAGGGGGACACCGAAACCGAGGACAAGCATGCGAGAACGATCCGTATATCTCATTGCCGTTCAGTCTGTTAAGAGTTTCGGTCGGCCGGGGTTCGGTCCTCGTTTATTTGAATTGCATCCGCCGTGCCAGAAAGGACGTTCCTCTCGCGATCAAGGACCCTCGCGATTTTTCACGAGTTAACAATCAACCCCGGCGGCGGCGACGGTGAAACTCCCCCATTCTCCGCCAGAAATTCCGACCCTCCGGCGCACACCGTGTCATTCTGACGGACCCGCGTGCCCGTCGATCCGGGTTTCCGGAACGATCTCCCTACGGAGGGGGATGG contains the following coding sequences:
- a CDS encoding saccharopine dehydrogenase NADP-binding domain-containing protein, yielding MKKTLVLGAGLVSKPLVRYLLDQPDFHVHCASRTVSKAEKLIDGHERGKATPLDLTNPKALADLVPGADLVISLVPYAFHVQVAELCIQHKKLMVTTSYVSPAMKALDAKAKEAGVMILNEIGLDPGIDHMSAMRVFHDVRGRGGHIEEFMSYCGGLPAPEANTNPFGYKFSWSPRGVLLAGKNNASYLKDGERRDIPSKGLFEDRWTLDIQGEGEGYGKYQAYPNRDSIGYIDIYSLHKAKTVIRATLRNFGWCETLKAIVDLGFLDDEKRDLGGKTYGAVLAEMAGGSDPKKAVMKKLGIAADATPITNMAWLGLFGDEKIPFDKGSYLDALEKIMLEKMGYGPGERDMIVLHHRFTAGGFSDGHKEHITSTLIDFGIPKGDSAMSRTVGLPAAVATRYLLEGKIKGSGVHIPVSPEVYQPVLEELERLGIHCLEKSETV
- a CDS encoding PLP-dependent aminotransferase family protein, whose product is MDDTYLQRFLSDSARRAKRSEIRELLKLTARPEVISLAGGLPAPETFPLEEIADLLPGAMREFGANALQYGTTEGDNGLKDEIIKMMADDGLPGLTRDEVMITTASQQGLDLVSRVFLAPGDAMICGLPSYLGALSAFNAAGALMTGIPLDDDGMPPDALEEQLKSMRERNIEPKLLYLVPDFQNPAGVTLSFSRRQKILKLARKHDMLVLEDSPYRQLRYTGENVPSMKSMDEDGRVISLFTFSKILFPGLRLGWAIAHPDVISRLVVAKQSVDLCTSALSQLVAREYLKTGRLPAQLERTRAVYRDKCAVILKALDDNIDPSWGVKWTRPEGGLFLWMTLPDGLNAKDLLAQALQENVAFVIGNAFYCDGGGSDTMRLNFSFPSQEQLKTGIARIAKAIKILLEKQPA
- a CDS encoding hydrogenase maturation protease: MLVLGFGVPLRRDDGVGIAALEGLRALGFGRDGEDLVRGDLRGNELFDLLERHERALVLDSILEGDGPAGGLIEAGLREARFLLRPHGALRGLDFGTAFELARKLDLRLPEVEFLLMRVRDTAPGEGFSAPVARALPRMIDAAARMIRVHTGAT